The Clostridia bacterium genome window below encodes:
- a CDS encoding Fic family protein, with protein MRFFDYKKEYEKLLSADIVSLLTAIHEYKGKLLQITGDKAETLAQLVETAKIRSAGASNGIEGISASDDRLQKIVKGKTHPKTRSEKEIAGYRDVLSTIYQSYEYIPPRSSMILQLHRDLYKFTGSPTGGSYRNSDDCAVETDKQGSRDVRFQSVAAPETPEYVDAICSAYEDALRGGETDALALIPVFVLDFLCVRPFNDGNGRMSRLLTLLLLCRAGYTVGKYVSVEQLITDSAETYREALRESSYGWREGENDYAPFVRYFLRIIAAAYCEFEKRAALIIDGDYSKPERIREIIKERLGPITKSEIMKECPDISQVTVQRALNDLLKNGQIAKLGGGRYTKYVWENSKESVL; from the coding sequence ATGAGGTTTTTTGATTACAAAAAAGAATACGAAAAACTCCTGTCAGCCGACATAGTTTCGCTTTTGACGGCGATACACGAATACAAAGGCAAGCTACTCCAAATCACCGGAGATAAAGCCGAAACGCTCGCGCAGCTGGTTGAAACCGCCAAAATCCGAAGCGCCGGCGCTTCGAACGGAATCGAAGGCATCAGCGCTTCCGACGACCGCCTGCAAAAGATCGTCAAAGGAAAGACTCATCCTAAAACGCGAAGCGAAAAAGAAATCGCAGGATATCGCGACGTTCTTTCAACAATCTACCAAAGCTATGAATATATCCCTCCGCGTTCGTCTATGATTCTTCAACTTCACCGTGATCTTTACAAATTCACGGGCTCGCCGACGGGCGGGAGCTACAGAAACTCCGACGACTGCGCCGTTGAAACGGACAAGCAGGGGAGCCGCGACGTGCGTTTTCAATCGGTCGCCGCACCTGAAACGCCGGAGTACGTAGACGCGATTTGCTCTGCGTACGAAGACGCGCTGCGCGGCGGAGAAACCGACGCTCTCGCGCTGATTCCGGTGTTTGTCCTCGATTTCCTGTGCGTCCGCCCGTTCAACGACGGCAACGGACGCATGAGCCGCCTGCTTACGCTGCTTCTGCTATGCCGCGCGGGATACACGGTCGGCAAATACGTCAGCGTTGAACAACTGATCACCGACAGTGCGGAAACGTATCGCGAAGCCCTGCGTGAAAGCTCATACGGCTGGCGCGAAGGCGAAAACGATTACGCGCCGTTTGTCCGCTATTTTCTCAGGATCATAGCCGCCGCATACTGCGAATTCGAAAAACGCGCAGCTCTGATTATCGACGGCGACTATTCCAAACCGGAGAGGATCCGCGAGATCATCAAGGAACGGCTCGGGCCGATCACCAAGTCTGAAATAATGAAAGAATGCCCGGATATCAGTCAGGTCACGGTGCAGCGCGCGCTGAATGACCTGCTGAAAAACGGGCAAATCGCCAAGCTCGGCGGCGGCAGATACACGAAATACGTTTGGGAAAACAGCAAGGAGTCAGTGCTATGA
- a CDS encoding SAM-dependent DNA methyltransferase: MITGELKNRIDSLWEIFWMGGLTNPLDVIEQITYLMFIRDLDDSDNLRAKESAMLGLPYKSVFADEVTIGERKIDGIQLKWSVFHDYPAARMYSVMQEWVFPFIKNLHGDKNSAYSKYMDDAIFKLPTPLMLSKVVDALDELYKLMNETQSADVRGDVYEYLLAKIATAGVNGQFRTPRHVIKMMVELMEPKADDVIADPACGTSGFLVAAGEFLKERRKEEIFFDRIKKDHFMNHMFHGYDMDRTMLRIGAMNMMTHGIDNPFIEYRDSLSEQNPDKDKYSLILANPPFKGSLDADAVSADLLKICKTKKTELLFIALFLRMLRVGGRCACIVPDGVLFGSSTAHKDIRRTLIEENRLEAVISMPSGVFKPYAGVSTGILIFTKTNHGGTDKVWFYDMQADGYSLDDKRSPVDANDIPDIIARFRNLAAEEVRERTERSFFVPKEEIVGNDYDLSINKYKKTEYKPVEYPPTSEIMAELRKIENEIATAMNELEEMLK; this comes from the coding sequence ATGATCACAGGCGAACTTAAAAACAGAATAGACAGTCTTTGGGAGATCTTTTGGATGGGCGGCCTTACTAACCCGCTTGACGTTATCGAACAGATCACCTATCTTATGTTCATACGCGACCTTGACGACAGCGACAACCTGCGCGCCAAGGAGAGTGCAATGCTCGGGCTGCCGTATAAGAGCGTTTTTGCGGACGAGGTGACGATCGGCGAGCGCAAGATCGACGGAATCCAGCTCAAATGGAGCGTGTTCCACGACTATCCCGCGGCGCGTATGTACTCGGTCATGCAGGAATGGGTGTTTCCTTTCATCAAGAATCTGCACGGCGACAAAAACAGCGCGTATTCCAAATATATGGACGACGCGATCTTCAAACTGCCCACCCCGCTGATGCTTTCCAAAGTGGTGGACGCGCTTGACGAGCTCTATAAGCTGATGAACGAAACGCAGTCCGCGGACGTGCGCGGCGACGTTTACGAATATCTGCTCGCGAAAATCGCCACGGCGGGCGTCAACGGACAGTTCCGCACGCCGCGCCACGTCATCAAAATGATGGTCGAGCTGATGGAGCCGAAAGCGGACGACGTGATTGCCGATCCCGCCTGCGGGACGTCCGGATTCCTCGTCGCCGCCGGCGAGTTTCTGAAAGAGCGCCGCAAGGAAGAGATCTTTTTTGACAGGATCAAAAAAGACCACTTCATGAACCACATGTTCCACGGCTACGATATGGACAGGACGATGCTGCGCATAGGCGCGATGAATATGATGACCCACGGGATCGATAATCCCTTTATCGAATACCGCGACAGCTTGTCCGAGCAGAATCCGGATAAGGATAAGTATTCGCTCATTCTCGCCAATCCGCCGTTCAAAGGCAGCCTGGACGCCGACGCGGTCTCGGCGGACCTGCTGAAGATATGCAAGACGAAGAAGACGGAGCTGCTTTTCATCGCGCTGTTCCTGCGTATGCTGCGCGTCGGCGGACGCTGCGCCTGTATCGTGCCGGACGGCGTGCTTTTCGGATCTTCAACGGCGCATAAGGATATCCGCAGGACGCTGATCGAAGAAAACCGCCTCGAAGCCGTGATCTCGATGCCGTCCGGCGTATTCAAACCCTACGCCGGCGTTTCCACCGGGATCCTGATCTTCACGAAGACGAACCACGGCGGCACGGATAAAGTTTGGTTTTACGATATGCAGGCGGACGGCTATTCGCTTGACGACAAGCGCAGCCCGGTCGATGCGAACGATATTCCCGATATCATCGCCCGCTTCCGTAACCTCGCGGCCGAGGAGGTCAGAGAACGCACCGAGCGGAGCTTCTTCGTGCCGAAGGAAGAGATCGTCGGCAACGATTACGATCTGAGTATCAACAAGTATAAAAAGACGGAGTACAAGCCCGTCGAATACCCGCCGACGAGCGAGATCATGGCGGAACTCCGGAAGATCGAGAACGAAATCGCCACGGCAATGAATGAACTAGAGGAAATGTTGAAATGA
- a CDS encoding restriction endonuclease subunit S, producing the protein MKVRLGELTRIRTGKLDANASSENGEYPFFTCSKEPLRISSYSYDCECILVAGNGDLNVKYYNGKFDAYQRTYIIEDNGSDRLYLPYLFYFMDGYVEELRKLSIGGVIKYIKLGNLTDALIELPNIEKQKEIVGILRKAKSIVDARQRELSTLDNLIKARFVEMFGDPMTNPKEYPIKTISELFDVGSSKRVFESEWREKGVPFYRAREIVKLAKEGFVNNELYIDVELYEKYKTKYGVPKPGDIMVTGVGTLGVCYIVQPHDKFYFKDGNTLWFKNRGVCSERFIVEQYKTDFVRNQIEANANVSTVGTYTITNANNTKVLVPSLEEQLAFNSFVAQVDKSKFAVQKALDEAQLLFDSLMQKYFG; encoded by the coding sequence ATGAAAGTTAGACTCGGTGAATTAACAAGAATTAGAACTGGAAAGCTTGATGCCAACGCTTCATCGGAAAATGGCGAATATCCGTTTTTTACTTGTTCTAAGGAGCCCTTGCGGATTTCCTCATATTCATATGATTGTGAGTGCATTCTTGTTGCTGGTAATGGCGATCTAAATGTCAAATACTATAACGGAAAGTTTGACGCATACCAAAGAACATACATAATTGAGGATAATGGAAGCGACAGACTATATTTGCCTTATCTGTTTTATTTTATGGATGGATATGTGGAGGAACTGCGCAAGTTATCTATTGGCGGAGTAATCAAATATATAAAACTCGGAAATCTGACAGATGCTCTAATCGAGCTTCCCAATATTGAAAAGCAAAAGGAAATAGTGGGCATTTTGAGAAAGGCAAAATCCATTGTTGACGCACGTCAGCGCGAACTCTCAACCCTCGATAATCTCATCAAAGCCCGATTTGTCGAGATGTTTGGGGATCCTATGACTAATCCCAAAGAATATCCAATCAAAACAATTTCTGAGTTATTTGATGTCGGTTCCAGCAAACGGGTTTTTGAATCCGAATGGCGTGAAAAAGGCGTTCCTTTTTACAGGGCGAGGGAGATTGTTAAATTAGCAAAAGAGGGGTTCGTTAACAATGAGCTCTATATTGATGTAGAGCTATACGAAAAATATAAAACAAAATATGGAGTCCCCAAACCCGGAGATATTATGGTTACTGGCGTTGGGACATTAGGCGTTTGCTATATAGTCCAACCGCATGATAAGTTCTATTTCAAGGATGGAAACACCTTGTGGTTCAAAAACAGAGGCGTATGTAGTGAGAGATTTATTGTAGAACAATACAAAACGGATTTTGTTCGCAACCAAATTGAAGCAAACGCAAATGTTTCTACTGTCGGAACTTATACGATAACCAATGCCAATAATACAAAAGTCTTAGTCCCGTCTTTGGAGGAGCAACTGGCATTCAATTCTTTCGTCGCACAAGTAGACAAATCAAAATTTGCTGTTCAAAAGGCGCTTGATGAAGCGCAGTTGCTGTTTGACAGCTTAATGCAAAAATACTTTGGATGA